The sequence GTCTACGATTTTCTCTAGATGAAGATCCTGCTTCTAAAACACGGATCAGATCTTCTCTAGGCATAGATTTACAGATATTGATAAGCTCTTCGTAGGTATGTTCTGAATAAGGAAAAAGGAATCCTGCAGCTACTTTATATATGCCTTCAGGATCTCCATAAACTAAGCGTACTCCCGTTTGTTTAGACGGATGCGATCCCCCACTAAATTTCTCAGCCAAGCTCGTTAATTGTTCTCTGAGAGTTTGTCGATAGCTTAGCATAGCTTGATGGTGGTGGTGGTGTGATTCTGCACGGCTAACAAAAGAGGGAATGATTTTCATGAGTTCGGTTAAAGAAGACTCGCCAATTTGTCTAATTTCCGTGAGATTGTGTCCCTGAATTTTATGCAATAAGGTCTGCCAGAATCTTCCATTACCAAAGAATCCTAAATTCGTTAGGGTTGCAGCAGGAAGAAGTCCCCGCAAACAATCTAAAACTTTAGCTCTTAAAGAAATGGTATATGCAGACTGAGATACTTCGGATTCCTTCGGATAGATCTTTTCAAAATAAGTACGTACTTTTGGAATCAAATCCGCATACGTATCAAACAAGAAATCACACGTCCCCAAAAACACGTCTTTAAAGGCCGAGGTCATTAAAATAGGGTCGCGGTAATATAAATACTCCCCTTTCACTTTTTGATCGAAATACACGTATCTAGAAGACTTTTCTAAAGGAGACCCTCCTATACGAGCATCTTCTAGTATCTTTGCAGCAAGCATAGAAACACTTTCTATAGCAAGATGAGCACCACCTAATTCACCTATAGAATCATCTCCAAACCCATCAAGAACTCGTCTATAAAAATCAGCTGCTTTATGTATTCCGACTTCAAAATCCACTCCGGAACTATCTAAGAAATCGCCCCCTTCACCTTCTAAGAACTC is a genomic window of Chlamydia psittaci 6BC containing:
- a CDS encoding FAD-dependent thymidylate synthase, producing MLSRDDEFSSEQRKSLSHFVTNLETNIFALKNLPEVVKGALFSKYSRSTLGLRSLLLKEFLEGEGGDFLDSSGVDFEVGIHKAADFYRRVLDGFGDDSIGELGGAHLAIESVSMLAAKILEDARIGGSPLEKSSRYVYFDQKVKGEYLYYRDPILMTSAFKDVFLGTCDFLFDTYADLIPKVRTYFEKIYPKESEVSQSAYTISLRAKVLDCLRGLLPAATLTNLGFFGNGRFWQTLLHKIQGHNLTEIRQIGESSLTELMKIIPSFVSRAESHHHHHQAMLSYRQTLREQLTSLAEKFSGGSHPSKQTGVRLVYGDPEGIYKVAAGFLFPYSEHTYEELINICKSMPREDLIRVLEAGSSSRENRRHKSPRGLECLEFGFDITADFGAYRDLQRHRILTQERQLLTTNLGYHIPEQLLDTPMEKDFREAMEKAEEAYNQISLEFPEEAQYVVPLAYNIRWFFHINGRALQWLCELRSQVQGHENYRKIAIDMVKEVIRFDPVYESFFKFVDYSECDLGRIKQESRKRSF